From the Lathyrus oleraceus cultivar Zhongwan6 chromosome 4, CAAS_Psat_ZW6_1.0, whole genome shotgun sequence genome, one window contains:
- the LOC127137971 gene encoding uncharacterized protein LOC127137971 has protein sequence MLLFEYDIQYVSQKDIKGSVFSDSLAHRHVEDYHSLKFDFPDEDIMVVKDCESPGPDEGPEPGSRWKLMFDGSSNYMGHGVGVVLLNPNGGYIPFIASLCFDCTNNIVEYEVCILGIEAAIDLRIKILEVCGDSTLVIYQVKGEWETHDTKLILYRAYVMELIEYSNKITFRHIPRTENQVADALTILASMYQVRFRNEAPLTQIE, from the coding sequence ATGTTATTGTttgagtatgacatccagtatgTATCCCAGAAAGATATTAAAGGAAGTGTGTTTTCTGATTCCCTGGCACACCGGCATGTTGAAGACTATCACTCATTGAAATTTGACTTCCCTGAcgaagacattatggtagtaaaagattGTGAAAGCCCAGGGCCTGATGAAGGTCCTGAACCCGGATCTCGATGGAAGCTCATGTTTGATGGTTCttccaattacatggggcatggcgtaggagTTGTTCTTTTGAATCCGAATGGAGGATATATTCCTTTCATAGCAAgtttgtgttttgattgcacaaaTAATATAGTAGAATATGAGGTGTGCATCCTAGGCATCGAAGCAGCAATTGacctccgaatcaaaatccttgaagtatgtggagactcaaCCTTGGTGATCTACCAAGTCAAAGGCGAATGGGAAACCCATGATACCAAGTTGATCCTgtatcgtgcctatgtcatggaatTGATAGAATACTCTAACaaaatcactttccgtcatatcccaAGGACTGAGAATCAAGTAGCTGATGCTCTGACTATattggcttcaatgtaccaagttagattTCGTAATGAAGCGCCTCTCACCCAGATAGAGTAg
- the LOC127076125 gene encoding uncharacterized protein LOC127076125: protein MKIEHNKRLSVSSSFSVINSIVKIAKPAAYFILLVLTYTLGYLSHSSSSSPSLPPPKLLPATLSTPSSPMLSPPSSQKLHVSSPVYRLSAINTTELEPFQVKASCAEPIPPENIRNILIDGIFDGVSPFIDFPPPHAEEKLRRSKKVTGWGSYGAVFENLIRKVQPRIIVEVGTFLGASAIHMAELTQRLGLETQILCIDDFRGWAGFRDQVKNIAMLNGDVLLYYQFLQNVVTFNQTGSILPLPFSSGSALSKLCELGIWADLVEIDAGHDFLSAWSDINRGYRIVRPGGVIFGHDYFTAADNRGVRRAVDLFAKIHNLKVNVDGQHWVIYPIYIQ, encoded by the coding sequence ATGAAAATAGAGCATAATAAAAGACTTTCAGTTTCATCTTCATTTTCAGTTATCAATAGCATCGTCAAAATAGCTAAACCAGCAGCGTATTTTATCCTTCTCGTGCTAACTTACACCTTAGGTTACCTatctcattcttcttcttcttctccttcattACCACCACCAAAACTCCTGCCGGCGACGCTATCAACACCATCATCGCCGATGCTATCACCACCATCATCTCAGAAGCTTCATGTTTCATCTCCCGTTTACCGCCTATCTGCCATCAACACAACCGAGCTCGAACCATTCCAAGTGAAAGCATCTTGCGCCGAACCAATTCCACCGGAGAATATTCGCAACATACTTATCGACGGTATCTTCGATGGAGTCTCGCCGTTTATCGACTTTCCTCCGCCACACGCGGAGGAGAAGCTTCGTCGCAGCAAGAAGGTCACAGGTTGGGGTTCATACGGTGCCGTTTTCGAGAACCTTATTCGTAAAGTCCAGCCTCGGATAATCGTTGAGGTTGGAACGTTTCTCGGAGCTTCAGCGATTCACATGGCTGAGTTGACTCAGCGACTCGGACTCGAAACTCAGATTCTCTGCATCGATGACTTTCGTGGTTGGGCCGGGTTTAGAGACCAGGTAAAAAACATAGCCATGTTAAACGGTGACGTTTTGCTTTATTATCAGTTTCTTCAAAATGTTGTTACTTTTAATCAAACCGGGTCGATTTTACCCTTACCGTTTTCAAGCGGGTCTGCATTATCGAAGCTTTGTGAATTGGGTATTTGGGCTGATTTGGTCGAGATTGATGCGGGTCATGACTTTTTATCGGCCTGGTCCGATATAAACCGGGGTTATCGGATCGTCCGACCCGGTGGGGTTATTTTCGGGCATGATTATTTCACTGCTGCAGATAATAGAGGGGTTAGAAGAGCTGTTGATTTATTTGCCAAAATTCACAATCTTAAGGTGAATGTTGATGGCCAACATTGGGTTATATACCCCATTTATATACAATAA